In Phycisphaerae bacterium, the DNA window TTCCGGGCAGAACGTGTCGCAGTTTCCGCAGTCATTGCAGAAATCCGCGAAGTTCGCAATCTGCGCCGCCTTCTCGACCACGATGCGTTTGGAATCGCCGGACCTCAGCTCGTTGCCCACGATTCGATAGTCAGTGAACTCAACAACGACCGCATCCGTCGAATAGACAAAGTTCGCGGCATTGGGACACACGGGAATGCACTTGTCGCACGTCACGCAGTCGAAGGTTGTCAGATGCGTGCCGATGCGTTTCGGTGTCTTCCGGTTGGCATCCGCTCGGTAGCGAGCATCGGCGCGCGCTGCCGCCGCCGCCGCGGACAGGTTGGCTGCGGCGGCGGCCGCGCCGTGCAAGTGCTCAGTGCCGGAGGTCGACGCATTTGCCGACGAATCAATGAACTCCTCGATGCACGACGCGTTCAGACGTCTCATTGCCGCGGAAAGCTCCGACAGGTAGGGCGGCAATCGCCCGTAGCCTCCCGGCCGCAGCAAATCGGTGCAGGTTGTGATCGGTCGAAAACCCGCGGCGACCAGCGAAGTGAAATTCTGCCGGTCCACGCCGGCGCTGAAGGTCAGCGGAAATTCCGGACCGACAGCCTTTCGGAATTCGTCAGCAAGTGTCAACGTGATGACATGTAGCGGCTGGCCGGACAGATACTGCGTCTTGTTGTCGGACGAAAAAAAAGTCCGATGATTCTCCACTTCGAGCGTATTGGAAAACTTCGCGCCGAGCCGCCGGCCGCGCATGGCCGCGAGCCGTGTCAGTCGCTCGCAGATCCGAAGCGATTCGTCGAATTGCAGACCGTTAACGTAGGCGTGATCGGGTACCCGTATTTCCTCATAGCCCATGACATCGTGTAGAAGATGCTCCAACCGGTCTTTCCCGAGCATCGGCGGATTCATCTTGATCACCACATCACAGTCCATTTCGGCGATAAGATATTCGCAGATCCGCTCGATCTCATCCGCCGGGCAACCATGAAACGTGGACAGCGTGATGCTCGTCGCGATCTTTGCGGGAAAGTGCATGTCACGCAGCGCCGAATACTCCCTCGGGATCTCGCGTCGAAGTTGCTCGATCCACGCCGAAGCATCTCGCATTGACTGAATGAACGATGTAACCGGGGAGGATCGAATGCCCGCCAGATCGTAGCCGACGCTCAGGTCGAATATGGTTTCCGTCGCGTGCGAGGCAATCGGCGAATTCGAAAGGAGGCCGCCGCGAGCGAGCATCTGAATCAGCATCCAGCCGGCGACATACTCCCGGAGGGCTTCCTGAATTCTCAATTCCTGCGACCATTCGATGTTGTAGCCGATGTTGGTCGCATCGATGCACGGTCGGCCGATCTTCAACCGATCATTGATTTGCACCGTCTTCAGTTCGAGG includes these proteins:
- a CDS encoding glutamate synthase, which codes for MAELVPAPFSELVHRVVLELRSDDAVFLLPRRKWWTPDPDGPNLSVRFHENPAGTPVGPAAGPHTQMAQNLVLSWLAGSRILELKTVQINDRLKIGRPCIDATNIGYNIEWSQELRIQEALREYVAGWMLIQMLARGGLLSNSPIASHATETIFDLSVGYDLAGIRSSPVTSFIQSMRDASAWIEQLRREIPREYSALRDMHFPAKIATSITLSTFHGCPADEIERICEYLIAEMDCDVVIKMNPPMLGKDRLEHLLHDVMGYEEIRVPDHAYVNGLQFDESLRICERLTRLAAMRGRRLGAKFSNTLEVENHRTFFSSDNKTQYLSGQPLHVITLTLADEFRKAVGPEFPLTFSAGVDRQNFTSLVAAGFRPITTCTDLLRPGGYGRLPPYLSELSAAMRRLNASCIEEFIDSSANASTSGTEHLHGAAAAAANLSAAAAAARADARYRADANRKTPKRIGTHLTTFDCVTCDKCIPVCPNAANFVYSTDAVVVEFTDYRIVGNELRSGDSKRIVVEKAAQIANFADFCNDCGNCDTFCPEYDGPFIKKPNFFGSHEAWRRFDHRDGFFIDLANRCTPQVFGRIQGNTYLLARESGWEGMRFEDGIVCLFVHGRSHEVERWFAFGPADASGHIVNMTAYHTMRILIDALLKTDRVHQINAGYIAERREGGPNAT